One part of the bacterium genome encodes these proteins:
- a CDS encoding NAD(+)/NADH kinase translates to MTRVSILVNAVKPEARPLADRAVKWLRQYGAEVKIISSDAQKLPADDLADEDSILGQADLVLALGGDGTILRAVHLASTNETPVLGINLGRFGFMASLSPQNLEMGLASYFDKEYILEQRMMIECQTLRNGEIIDKAIALNEIVLHREAAGGMLTLGVSIDDHQFVSFPADGVIVATPTGSTAYNLSAGGPILEPTMRAMIVTAVSPHALGARPLVLRPEAEIKLKVESGGQASLLADGQIHLKFQTFDDVRVRKSNKNAHLITFTSTDFLSKLSSRLLYGVRIED, encoded by the coding sequence ATGACACGCGTCAGTATTCTTGTCAATGCGGTCAAGCCTGAAGCTCGGCCGCTTGCAGATAGGGCGGTAAAATGGCTGCGCCAATATGGGGCGGAAGTTAAGATTATTTCTTCGGATGCTCAAAAGCTCCCTGCCGATGATCTGGCCGATGAAGATTCGATACTCGGTCAAGCCGATTTGGTCCTGGCTTTAGGTGGCGACGGCACAATCCTTCGCGCTGTCCATCTGGCTTCAACAAATGAAACGCCCGTTTTAGGGATTAACCTCGGACGTTTTGGGTTCATGGCCTCCCTAAGCCCGCAAAATCTCGAAATGGGATTGGCGAGTTATTTCGATAAGGAATATATCCTCGAGCAGCGGATGATGATAGAATGCCAGACGCTTCGTAATGGCGAAATCATTGACAAAGCGATCGCACTTAATGAAATTGTACTTCATCGTGAAGCGGCTGGCGGAATGCTCACTCTCGGAGTATCGATCGATGACCATCAGTTCGTGTCATTTCCCGCTGATGGTGTGATTGTTGCGACCCCAACTGGCTCTACCGCTTATAACCTATCAGCCGGTGGGCCTATTCTTGAACCTACGATGCGGGCAATGATTGTTACGGCAGTTTCCCCGCATGCTCTAGGCGCACGCCCCTTAGTCCTCCGCCCAGAAGCAGAAATAAAATTAAAGGTCGAATCTGGTGGACAAGCCTCCCTCTTGGCCGATGGTCAAATTCACCTTAAATTCCAAACATTCGATGATGTCCGAGTGCGCAAATCTAACAAAAATGCCCACCTAATCACATTCACATCAACCGATTTCCTATCCAAACTAAGCAGCCGCCTCCTCTACGGTGTCCGAATAGAGGATTGA
- a CDS encoding tetratricopeptide repeat protein — protein sequence MFHRLLVAIVISVIFISAAFGQNQRINEAVQLYQQGHLEDAAKILSELRAEKPKDAVIARWLGFIYLKQNKVTEALPLLQQAVAALDNDPETHNNLGTAYLYSDQLVEALEQYNAAIKLKPDSPDVYYNIANVYVKQKKYDDAVAAYKNALKYKPNDPFTENNLGFALQSSGKPTEALTHYEAATRLKPDNVLFWQNYGSALLRLKKWQPAAFALQKAVNLDPASASTWLSLSEAYSNCDQKAQAIVALKKVIEKQPDNAVAFYNLGVLQMSLREFKNAATAFEKAAELKPDDVDTHVNLGVLQTRQGQYAAAETHFTKALELNPKSVDIRINLAAAVAKQKKMARAAELWKEVILMAPARGDVRLAYANYLFSQKDFKGALPHYMSASTTLQTAEAYNNLGLDYFKLKDYANAVKSYNQAISVNANYAPAYNNLGAAFEKQGKLNLALEQYRKALQIDPNNKDAKRNLNRFAKPPPKKVTT from the coding sequence GCGCGCTGAAAAGCCAAAAGATGCAGTTATTGCCAGATGGTTGGGATTTATTTATTTGAAACAAAATAAAGTGACAGAAGCGCTGCCTTTGCTACAGCAGGCAGTAGCTGCGCTTGATAATGATCCCGAAACCCACAATAACCTGGGTACTGCCTATCTCTACTCTGATCAATTGGTAGAAGCTTTGGAACAATATAATGCCGCCATCAAACTTAAACCCGACTCGCCGGATGTTTACTACAACATCGCCAACGTTTACGTCAAACAAAAAAAGTATGACGATGCGGTTGCTGCGTATAAGAATGCTCTGAAGTATAAACCAAACGATCCGTTTACAGAAAACAATCTTGGTTTTGCGCTTCAGAGTTCCGGTAAACCAACTGAAGCCCTGACTCACTATGAAGCCGCAACTCGCCTTAAACCCGATAATGTTCTTTTTTGGCAGAATTATGGCTCTGCCCTATTGCGGCTTAAAAAGTGGCAGCCGGCAGCCTTTGCTCTTCAAAAGGCAGTTAATCTCGATCCCGCAAGCGCATCGACTTGGCTCTCACTAAGCGAAGCTTATTCAAACTGCGACCAAAAAGCTCAGGCAATCGTTGCTCTCAAGAAAGTAATCGAAAAACAGCCCGACAATGCCGTCGCCTTCTATAATCTCGGCGTCCTTCAAATGAGCCTAAGAGAGTTTAAGAATGCGGCTACCGCGTTTGAGAAAGCAGCCGAATTGAAGCCCGATGATGTAGATACACATGTGAATTTGGGAGTTCTACAGACTCGTCAAGGGCAATATGCCGCCGCTGAAACTCACTTTACGAAGGCATTAGAGCTTAACCCTAAATCAGTTGACATCCGAATTAACCTCGCCGCCGCGGTTGCAAAGCAAAAGAAAATGGCTCGCGCAGCGGAATTGTGGAAAGAAGTCATCTTGATGGCTCCTGCACGCGGAGATGTGCGGCTGGCCTATGCCAACTATCTCTTCAGCCAAAAAGACTTTAAAGGCGCTTTGCCACATTATATGTCAGCGTCAACCACACTGCAAACTGCTGAAGCCTATAACAACCTTGGTTTGGACTACTTCAAGCTGAAAGATTATGCCAACGCTGTAAAATCTTACAATCAGGCGATTAGCGTTAATGCTAATTATGCTCCCGCCTATAACAACCTTGGCGCTGCTTTTGAAAAACAGGGCAAACTCAATCTTGCTCTAGAACAATATCGCAAAGCGCTCCAGATCGATCCAAATAATAAAGACGCAAAACGCAATTTGAATAGATTCGCCAAACCACCGCCAAAGAAAGTAACCACATGA